GCGCGCTCGGCGGGCGCAGGCTCGGCGGCAGGGTGTCGATGGTGAACTGGCCGTTGATCAGCTCTTCGTCGCAGTGGACGCCGTAGGGCCGCCCGCGTTCGCCGAGCCATTCGGCGAGGGGGTCGCGGCGGACGGACCCGGGCACGTCCCGGGCGAGTTCGGTGAAGGTGCCGCGTGCCTGGCCGTAGACGTCGGCGCACCACAGCAGGCGGGCGTGCGCGGCGCCGCAGGCGCGGGCCGCGATGCCGCCCGCGTAGGCGATGGGGTCCCGTACGACGAGGTCGGGCCGGAAGTCGCGGGCGAGGGTCACCAGGTCGTCCAGCAGGGGGTCGTTGTAGCGGGCGAACCCCCAGGGGACGCTGATCTCGTAGCGGGCCAGCAGGCTGTCGAAGTCGACGTCGCCGTAGCCGAGGCGGCTCCAGTTGGCGACGTCCGCGTCCTGGGAGTCGCGGGCCACCGCCATGTCCTGGTGTAGCCCGGGGTCGCTGCCCACCGGGGCGGCGACCAGGCCCGCGCCGGTGACGGCGTCCGTCAGCGAGGGCGCGTTGGCCATCAGCACCTCGTGGCCGGCCGCCGTCAGCGCCCAGGCCAGGGGCACCATCGTGAAGACGTGCGACTTCTCCGGCAGGCCGGCGAACAGGACGCGCATGGGTTGCTCTTTCGTCGGACGGTCGTGGTGGTGGCGGGGGCCGCCGTCAGCCGCGCGCGGGCGGGTCCTCGCGTACGGAGATGGCGCCGAGCGGGCAGGACTCGCTCGCCTCCCGCACCGCCTCGCGCTGGCTGTCGTCGGGGCGCTCGACCAGCAGGACGGCCAGGCCGTCCTCGATCCGCTGGTCGAAGACCTGCGGGGCGATCAGCGCGCACTGGCCCGCGCCGATGCACCTGCCGTGGTCGATCGCGATGTCCATGCGGGTCCTCCACGAGCTGGTCGGGCCGGCGCGGATGGCCGGAGCGGGACCATCTTGCGGGGCCGTGCCCCGTTGCGGCCGGCCGCGGGGGACGGTCTGGGGTTTCCTCCAGACATTGGCGCGCACGCGCGGGCACCGACGAGGACGCGCCGCCGCCGGCCGCCGTGGCCGGAAGGCCGTACAGACGCGGTGAATCCCTAAACTGTGCCCTCTCCCCTGGCCGTTCGCCGCGCCGCCGTGCTGGAGTGGCCCGCGAACGGCGGTCGGCGGGCGCGGTGCCCAACCAGTGGCCCCACCGTTCGTCCGGGTCCGGCGGGCCGGCCGGCGGGTGCGGCCCGCACCGGTACGACGCCCCCGCGCGGACCCCTCGCCGACTGCGGCCCACGGCATCCACGGATGCACCAAGCGCGTGACACGTGAAAGGGGAATCCGGGTGGCGCGACAAGGCACTCCGGACGTGCTCGACCCGGCACCCGTGGCGGACGCCGCCGGCCGTGCCCCCACGGTGGCTCCCGACGGCGGGGCCACGCTGCTGCGGTGGGCGGCGCGGATGCGGGCCGAGCAGCCCGCCTGGCGGGACGACGCCGGCAACGTGCACGTCTTCCGGCACGCGGACGTCCAGCGGATCCTGGCGGACCCGGCGGTCTTCTCCTCGGACACGGTGGGCCGCCTGTCGGGCGGTGAGCGGCAGGCGCCGCGCGGCACGCTGCTGCTGCTCGACCCGCCGATGCACGGCAAGATGCGGCGCCTGGTCAGCAAGGCCTTCACGCCGGGGCTGATCGCGGGCCTGGAGCCGTGGATCACCGAGCTGACCGGGGGACTGCTCGACCGGGCCCCGGCGGACCGGTTCGACCTGGTCGACACCCTGGCGAACCCGCTGCCGGTGACGGTCATCGCCCGGATGCTGGGCGTGCCGACCGCCGACCGGGACCTCTTCCAGGGCTGGGCGGACCAGTTGCTGTCCACCGACCCGGAGGACCCGGAGAGCGTGCGGCGCATGGAGGAGACCGCGGTCACGATCTCCTCCTACCTCCAGGGCTTCATCGAGGACCGGCGCAGCCGGCCGCAGAGCGACCTGCTGGGCACGCTGGTGGCGGCCGAGCTGGACGGGGAGCGGCTGGAGGACGAGGACATCACCAGCTTCGCCACCCTGCTGCTGCTCGCCGGGCACATCACCACCTCGGTGCTGCTCGGCAACACGCTCATGTGCCTGGACGGCGACGAGGAGCTGTTCGCGCGGGTCCGGCAGGATCGCTCGCTGATCCCCGCCGTGCTGGAGGAGACGCTGCGGCTGCGCCCGCCGTTCACCCGGATCGAACGGGTCACCACCGAGGACACGACCCTCGCCGGTCTGGACGTGGCGGCCAACACGCTGGTGCACCTGTGGCTGCTGTCCGCCAACCGCGACGAGACGGTCTTCGAGGCCCCGGACGCGTTCCGGCCGGAGCGGACCAACGCCCGGCAGGCGGCCTTCGGGCACGGCATCCACTACTGCATCGGCGCACCGCTGGCCCGGCTGGAGGGCCGGATCGCGCTGGAGGCGCTGCTCGACCGGTACACGCGCATCGGGGTGGACCCCGAGGCCCGGCTCTCCTGGCACGGCACCAACGTCTTCGGCGCGCGCCACCTGCCCCTGTGCGTGGAGCGGGCCTGACCGGACGCGGCAGCGCCCCGCTCCCGTCCTCGCCTCCGCCTTCCCTCTTCCCCGCTGCCCCGCTGCCCCGCTTTCCAACGGAGTCACCATGAAGACCAGGCCCGACCCCGCCGTGATCCCCACCGACCGCGGCAGGTGCCCCTTCGACCCGCCGGCCGAGTACGCCCGGCTGCGCACGGAGGAACCGGTCAGCCCCGTCACCTTCCAGGTGGCGCCGAAGGATCCCTCCGGGTGGCTGGTGACCCGGCACGACCTGGTGCGGCAGATCCTGTCGGACGACCGTTTCAGCCACCGCAACGAGCTGCTCGCGCACGTGGTCGCCCCGCCGTTCCCGATGGCGGAGTACGCCCCGCAGCCCTCTCCGCCGGGTTCCTTCGCCAAGATGGACGCCCCCGAGCACACCAAGTACCGCAGGCTGCTGGCGGGCCACTTCACGCTGCGCCGGATCCAGCAGTTCGAGCCGGAGCTGCGGAGCATCGTGGACGGCGCGCTGGAGGAGATGGCGGCCAAGGGCTCGCCGGTGGACCTGGTGAGCGCGTTCGCCGAGGTGGTCAGCCTCCGTTCGGTGTGCTCGCTCATGGACGTCTCGCCGGAGCTGATGGACGGCATCGCCGAGCACTTCGCCGCGCTGATGACGCTGACGTACACGCTGGAGGAGTTCATCCACCACGTGGAGTCGATGGACGCGCTCATCCGGCCGATGGTGCGCGAGCGGATGGCCGAGCAGGGCGACGACTTCTTCGGCCGGCTGTCGGCCACCGGCGAGCTGACCGAGGAGGAGCTGGTCAACCTGGCGGTGCTCACGCTGGGCGGCTCGCTGGACACCACCCCGAACATGCTCGCGCTGAGCACCTTCGCCCTGCTGGAGCACCCGGACCAGCTGGCGCTGCTGCGCGAGCGGCCGGAGCTGTACGAGGAGGGCGCGGTGGACGAGCTGCTGCGGTACCTGACCATCTCGCAGCTCGGCTCCAGCAGGTGTGCCCTGGAGGACGTCGAGATCGGCGGGCGCACGGTCAGGGCCGGGCAGACGGTGGTGCTGTCCCTGCCGGCCGCCAACCGGGACCCGGAGGTCTTCGAGGACCCCGACCGGCTGGACGTCACCCGGGTCCCGCGCAAGCACCTGGCCCTCGGTTTCGGCGCGCACCAGTGCCTGGGCCAGCACCTGGCCCGGGCGAGCCTCAGGATCGGGCTGGGCCGGCTGTTCGACCGGTTCCCCACGCTGCGGCTGGCCGAGCCCGCCCAGGAGGTCCCGCTGCGGGACCGCGCCGTGCACTACGGCGTGGACCGGCTGCTCGTGGGCTGGGACTGAGGCCGTGCACAGACAGCGGGCCCGGAGCGTGCGCACGGCCGTGGACAGCCGGGCCGACAGCGTCCACACGGTGCGGACCGGGCACGCCGGCGGCGACCGGGTCCGGCTCAGCGGCTTCGACCTGCTGACCGGACCGTGGTACATCCCCCTGACGTTCTTCTACCGCAAGACGCTGGACGCCGAGGCACTGCGGGACTCGCTGGCGCGCACGCTGCGGCACTACCCCGTGCTGGCCGGGCGCCTCAGGCGCGACGCGGACGGCGGTCTGAGCGTGGTCTGCGACGACGCCGGGGTGCGCTTCACCGAGGCGTGGAGCCCGGACGCGATGGGCGACTTCGGCCACGACCTGCGCAGCGAACCCGTGGCCGGGAATCTGGTGCGCGAGGTCACCGCCTTCGGCGTGGTCGACCGGGACACCCCGCTGCTGAAGATCCGGCTGACGCAGATGCGCGGCGGCGGCTCCGTGCTGGCGGTGATGATCAACCACACCCTGGCCGACGGGGCCAGCGCCCTGTCCTTCCTGCAGAACTGGTCCCACGAGCACCTCGGCCTGCCCTGGGAGAAGCCGAACCACGCGCGGGAGGTGCTGGACTCGCTCGGGCGGCCCTCCCCCAGCGCGGCGGTGCGCGAGGGCCGGGCACTCGTCACCGTCGGCCGCCTCCGCCGCCTGGCCGCCACGGCCCGCCTGGCGGCCAGGCGCCTGACCACGGTGACGACCCGGTTCCACGCGGCGGAACTCGCCGCGATGAAGGAGGACGCCCGCGCCTCGCTGCCCGGGTCCGGCGCCTGGGTGTCCACCAACGACACGCTCACGGCCCACCTGTGGCGGGTCTACGGACAGCTGCGGGAACGCCCGGCGGACGCGCCCGAGTGGCTGGGACTCGTCGTCGGCGCCCGCACCCGGCTGGGCGGGGAGCTGCCCGCCGGCTACTGGGGCAACTGCGTCAGCAGCAGCTGGACGTCGACCACCGCCGCCGCGCTGCGCACCGCCTCCCTCGGCGCGCTCGCGCTGGGCGTGCGGCGGTGCCTGGAGAGCACCACGGAGGACAAGCTGCGCGACGAGATCGCCTTCCTCAACTCGTTGCGCCGCAAAGGGATCTCCCGGCGCGTGATGTCCGCCCGGGCGCACGACGCGTTCGACGCGTCGCTGTCGGTGAACAACTGGTCGCGGTTCCCGCTCTACGGCGTCGACCTGGGCGGCGGCCGGCCCTTCTGGTACGAGTTCCCCGACGTCCCGGTGCCCACGGTGCACATCACGCCCACGCCCGACGAGGACGGCGGCCGCGACGTGTACCTGTGCCTGCTGGAGGAGCACGCGGGCGAACTGGCGGGCCCCGGCTGGCAGGCACGGCTGCATCCGTTCCGCTAGCCGAAGCGGCAAGACGTGACCTGGATGTTGCGCGAAATTTTCGGTCTGTGCGATCTTCGGCCTTGGCCTGGGCCAAAATGGCGTGGTCAACCTGTCTCGAGGAGAGCGTCCGGACAACGCTGATCGCCCGGTGCGGCACGTCGGGCGGGTCCGAGGGGCACCGGGGTGCCACTGCCGCCCCGGAGGAGAGGGACGCGGTGATGGTCGTTGCCTCGGGCGGGCGCAGTCCGCGAGGGACACGGGTCGATGAGCCGTGCCCGTATCCGGTGGAGCGCGAGACGGAACTCGCGGTGCTCACCGAGTCGGTCCGGCAGGCCGCGGCGGGCCGCTCCGGGCTCGTGGTGCTGGAGGGGCCGGACGGCATCGGCAAGACGACGCTGCTGCGCGCCCTGGTCGTCGAGGCCCGCCGACTGGGGCTGCGCGTGCTGCGCGCCCGCGGCGGTGACGACGCGCACGTGCTGCCGCTGAGCACGGCGCGGGACCTGCTGCAGGAGGTGGCGGACGACAGCGCCGCCGTTTCCCCCGCGCCACCCTGGCACACCGGGCCGGACGAAGCGGGACTGCTGCGCCGGCTGTTCCTGCTGCCCTGCTGCGACTGCGACTGCGACTGCGACGACGTTCCGCACGGCGTGCTGGCCGCGCTGCACCGGCTGGTGCGTTCCGCCGCCGCCCGGGGACCGGTGCTGATGGTGGTGGACGACGCCCACCGGGCGGACGCCGCGTCGCTGCGCTTCCTCGCGCACACCGCCCGCAGACTGCCGGGGCTGCCGGTGCTGCTCGTGCTGGCCCGGCGCGCCGGCGGCGAGGCGCCCTTGCTGAACGACGTGGTGGCGCAGCCGCGGTGCCAGGTGCTGCGGCCCCGCCCGCTCACGGGCGCCGGCATCGGGCTGGTCGCCGCACGCCTCACCGCCTCCGCCAGCGACACCGCGTTCCAGGAGGCGTGCCTGGCCGCCACCAACGGCAACCCGCTGCTGGTGACACGGCTGCTCACCACCTTGCAGGAGGAGGGGCTGCCGCTGA
This is a stretch of genomic DNA from Streptomyces sp. TG1A-8. It encodes these proteins:
- a CDS encoding cytochrome P450 encodes the protein MARQGTPDVLDPAPVADAAGRAPTVAPDGGATLLRWAARMRAEQPAWRDDAGNVHVFRHADVQRILADPAVFSSDTVGRLSGGERQAPRGTLLLLDPPMHGKMRRLVSKAFTPGLIAGLEPWITELTGGLLDRAPADRFDLVDTLANPLPVTVIARMLGVPTADRDLFQGWADQLLSTDPEDPESVRRMEETAVTISSYLQGFIEDRRSRPQSDLLGTLVAAELDGERLEDEDITSFATLLLLAGHITTSVLLGNTLMCLDGDEELFARVRQDRSLIPAVLEETLRLRPPFTRIERVTTEDTTLAGLDVAANTLVHLWLLSANRDETVFEAPDAFRPERTNARQAAFGHGIHYCIGAPLARLEGRIALEALLDRYTRIGVDPEARLSWHGTNVFGARHLPLCVERA
- a CDS encoding ferredoxin — translated: MDIAIDHGRCIGAGQCALIAPQVFDQRIEDGLAVLLVERPDDSQREAVREASESCPLGAISVREDPPARG
- a CDS encoding activator-dependent family glycosyltransferase; the protein is MRVLFAGLPEKSHVFTMVPLAWALTAAGHEVLMANAPSLTDAVTGAGLVAAPVGSDPGLHQDMAVARDSQDADVANWSRLGYGDVDFDSLLARYEISVPWGFARYNDPLLDDLVTLARDFRPDLVVRDPIAYAGGIAARACGAAHARLLWCADVYGQARGTFTELARDVPGSVRRDPLAEWLGERGRPYGVHCDEELINGQFTIDTLPPSLRPPSALREMSMRYVPYNGPAVQWDWLREEPRRPRVCVTLGRTNTEAYGGDYVPVEEILRSLARLDVDLVAALMPEQVERLGDLPAGVRAVSGVALSTLLPSCAAVVHHGGWGTFSTALVNAVPQLALSTHVADQELRGRSLQDAGAGLYLHHSEADPDRVADLTRRLLEDPSYTAAARKLREESAAMPSPHDLVPELERLVADL
- a CDS encoding acyltransferase; this translates as MHRQRARSVRTAVDSRADSVHTVRTGHAGGDRVRLSGFDLLTGPWYIPLTFFYRKTLDAEALRDSLARTLRHYPVLAGRLRRDADGGLSVVCDDAGVRFTEAWSPDAMGDFGHDLRSEPVAGNLVREVTAFGVVDRDTPLLKIRLTQMRGGGSVLAVMINHTLADGASALSFLQNWSHEHLGLPWEKPNHAREVLDSLGRPSPSAAVREGRALVTVGRLRRLAATARLAARRLTTVTTRFHAAELAAMKEDARASLPGSGAWVSTNDTLTAHLWRVYGQLRERPADAPEWLGLVVGARTRLGGELPAGYWGNCVSSSWTSTTAAALRTASLGALALGVRRCLESTTEDKLRDEIAFLNSLRRKGISRRVMSARAHDAFDASLSVNNWSRFPLYGVDLGGGRPFWYEFPDVPVPTVHITPTPDEDGGRDVYLCLLEEHAGELAGPGWQARLHPFR
- a CDS encoding cytochrome P450, with translation MKTRPDPAVIPTDRGRCPFDPPAEYARLRTEEPVSPVTFQVAPKDPSGWLVTRHDLVRQILSDDRFSHRNELLAHVVAPPFPMAEYAPQPSPPGSFAKMDAPEHTKYRRLLAGHFTLRRIQQFEPELRSIVDGALEEMAAKGSPVDLVSAFAEVVSLRSVCSLMDVSPELMDGIAEHFAALMTLTYTLEEFIHHVESMDALIRPMVRERMAEQGDDFFGRLSATGELTEEELVNLAVLTLGGSLDTTPNMLALSTFALLEHPDQLALLRERPELYEEGAVDELLRYLTISQLGSSRCALEDVEIGGRTVRAGQTVVLSLPAANRDPEVFEDPDRLDVTRVPRKHLALGFGAHQCLGQHLARASLRIGLGRLFDRFPTLRLAEPAQEVPLRDRAVHYGVDRLLVGWD